A DNA window from Daucus carota subsp. sativus chromosome 3, DH1 v3.0, whole genome shotgun sequence contains the following coding sequences:
- the LOC108213284 gene encoding uncharacterized protein LOC108213284, with the protein MVANFRRSLSFPNQPSPKPPQRKKTFHVRSTSLPCSTHPLVSQLKDSISDLKTSISKPDNRNSAWICDALCQLKSVHESLDDLLQLPQTREALRERSAWVEKVLEDFLRFVDVYGIFQALVLTLRQEHMAAQMAVRRRDDSKNALYVKALKKMSKEMCGLMSSLQTMGKSWNLEQRTLSMFDNGDAEIEQIIMDVNQVTIMVSAALFSGISASFSSQQTTWKGLRLPKKQVKMEENIQELEQVGAESSWALSKKGDDKVKTLVKKMHEMEDCLCGIECGAEKLFRSLINSRVSMLNVLTQ; encoded by the coding sequence atgGTGGCTAATTTTCGTCGATCGCTTTCTTTTCCGAATCAGCCATCACCTAAGCCACCACAGAGGAAGAAAACCTTCCATGTCAGATCAACGAGTCTGCCATGCAGCACTCATCCtcttgtttcccagctcaaggACTCGATATCCGACCTCAAAACCTCGATTTCCAAGCCAGATAATCGGAATTCAGCTTGGATTTGTGATGCCCTGTGCCAGCTCAAATCAGTTCATGAGTCACTTGACGATCTTCTTCAGCTGCCTCAAACTCGTGAGGCGCTAAGAGAGCGAAGCGCTTGGGTAGAGAAGGTTCTAGAAGATTTTCTCCGGTTCGTGGATGTTTATGGAATATTTCAGGCTTTGGTCTTGACGTTGAGGCAAGAACATATGGCGGCGCAGATGGCTGTGAGGAGAAGAGATGACTCTAAGAATGCTCTGTACGTGAAGGCCTTGAAGAAAATGAGTAAAGAAATGTGTGGCCTAATGTCTTCACTTCAAACCATGGGAAAATCTTGGAATTTGGAGCAGAGAACCTTGTCTATGTTTGATAATGGTGATGCTGAAATCGAACAAATTATTATGGATGTTAATCAAGTCACAATTATGGTGTCAGCTGCCCTTTTTAGCGGAATTTCAGCCTCGTTTTCCTCGCAACAAACGACGTGGAAGGGACTGAGATTACCCAAGAAGCAAGTGAAGATGGAGGAAAATATTCAAGAATTGGAACAGGTTGGAGCAGAGAGTTCGTGGGCTCTGAGCAAGAAAGGTGATGACAAGGTGAAGACACTGGTGAAGAAAATGCATGAAATGGAGGATTGTTTGTGTGGCATTGAATGTGGAGCTGAGAAATTATTCAGAAGTTTGATTAATTCTAGGGTTTCAATGCTCAATGTCCTCACACAATAG
- the LOC108213330 gene encoding uncharacterized protein LOC108213330 — protein MAGLFDKQAEVYLNARPSYPAGWYSMLADQTLCHSFAWDVGTGNGQAAIAAAEHYGKVIGTDVSEAQLRYATPHPRVQYIQTPLSLSEDEIVSLIGGEDSVDLVTVAQAVHWFDLPKFYSIVTRVLRKPGGLFAVWGYKDIFVSPTFDPVMKRFRDTVLPYWNQNVKYIFDGYQSLPFPFQDVGLGCEGKPLQLKISQEISFEGFIGVLKSWSAVTTAKENGVDLLAEDMVRNFESAWGGSDLVRSVTYTAFMLAGKPLE, from the exons ATGGCTGGATTGTTCGACAAACAAGCAGAGGTATACTTGAACGCAAGGCCAAGTTATCCAGCCGGATGGTATTCCATGCTCGCGGATCAGACCCTCTGTCACTCTTTTGCTTGGGATGTCGGCACTGGCAACGGCCAAGCTGCTATTGCT GCTGCTGAACACTATGGAAAAGTCATTGGAACCGATGTGAGTGAAGCTCAGCTGAGATATGCTACGCCACACCCTCGAGTGCAATACATACAAACCCCTTTATCCCTGTCTGAAGATGAGATAGTCTCCTTAATCGGTGGCGAAGATTCAGTAGATTTAGTCACTGTAGCTCAAGCAGTACACTGGTTTGATCTCCCCAAATTCTACTCAATTGTGACTCGTGTACTTAGGAAACCAGGAGGCTTATTCGCAGTCTGGGGATACAAGGACATTTTTGTGAGTCCTACATTTGATCCTGTAATGAAGCGATTTCGTGACACAGTACTTCCTTACTGGAACCAAAATGTGAAATACATATTTGATGGCTACCAAAGTCTTCCATTTCCTTTCCAAGATGTTGGGTTGGGTTGTGAAGGGAAGCCATTGCAACTTAAAATCTCGCAAGAAATCTCATTTGAGGGGTTTATTGGAGTGTTGAAATCTTGGTCAGCAGTTACTACAGCCAAGGAAAATGGGGTGGATCTGTTAGCAGAGGATATGGTTAGAAATTTTGAGAGTGCGTGGGGTGGCTCTGATTTGGTTAGATCAGTCACCTATACGGCGTTTATGCTTGCAGGAAAACCTCTAGAGTGA
- the LOC108211211 gene encoding uncharacterized protein LOC108211211, whose amino-acid sequence MAGLFDKQAEVYLDARPNYPAEWYSMLADRTLSHSLAWDVGTGNGQAAIAVAEHYKKVIGTDVSEAQLKCATQHPRVQYIQTPLSLSDDEIVSLIGGEGSVDLVTVAQAVHWFDLPKFYSTVTRLLRKPGGLFAVWGYNDIVVSPTFDPVMKRFHATTLPYWNPNIKHIFDGYQTLPFPFQDVGLGCKGKPLQLDIPKQLSFEGFIRMLKSWSAVTTAKEKGVDLLPEDMVKDFETAWGGPNLVRSVAYKAFMLAGTPLE is encoded by the exons ATGGCTGGATTATTCGACAAACAAGCGGAGGTATACTTGGACGCAAGGCCAAATTATCCGGCTGAATGGTACTCGATGCTCGCTGATCGGACCCTTTCTCACTCTCTTGCTTGGGATGTCGGCACCGGCAACGGCCAAGCTGCTATTGCT GTTGCTGAACATTACAAAAAAGTTATTGGAACTGATGTGAGTGAAGCTCAGCTGAAATGTGCTACACAACACCCTCGAGTGCAGTACATACAAACCCCGTTATCTCTTTCTGATGATGAAATAGTCTCGTTGATCGGTGGTGAAGGTTCTGTAGATTTAGTCACTGTAGCTCAAGCTGTACACTGGTTTGATCTCCCCAAATTCTACTCAACTGTCACTCGTCTTCTCAGGAAACCAGGAGGCTTATTCGCAGTTTGGGGATACAATGACATTGTTGTTAGTCCTACATTTGATCCTGTAATGAAGCGATTTCATGCCACAACACTTCCTTACTGGAATCCAAATATCAAACACATATTTGATGGATACCAAACTCTTCCATTTCCTTTTCAAGATGTTGGGTTGGGCTGCAAAGGCAAGCCATTGCAACTTGACATACCGAAGCAACTCTCATTCGAGGGGTTTATTAGGATGTTGAAATCTTGGTCAGCGGTTACTACAGCCAAGGAAAAGGGGGTGGATCTGTTACCAGAGGATATGGTTAAAGACTTTGAGACGGCATGGGGTGGCCCTAATCTGGTTAGATCAGTTGCCTATAAGGCGTTTATGCTTGCAGGAACACCTCTAGAGTGA
- the LOC108212177 gene encoding O-fucosyltransferase 16, translating into MPSHRRRHHHFHHSYHQNYNHNHNNNFFPFIIPASIFSGVILLLFFFLSFHAHFPIITDHLPRPHFSLRYGATADGGKSRFVDNDDEEATGRDIWGSGLSKHFYGCSNASNHFAKAEEITEENRYVCIATSGGLNQQRTGITDAVVAARILNATLVVPMLDTRSFWKDSSNFSQIFDVDWFISYLANDVRIIKELPLKEGETWDPYHMRVPRKCTESCYVDRVLPQLLKRHAVLLTKFDYRLSNRLETDLQKLRCRVNYHALKYTDPIIKMGEKLVMRMRSMNTHYIALHLRFEPDMLAFSGCYYGGGERERNELGKIRRRWKTLHIRDPDKVRRLGRCPLTPEEVGLMLRALGYGKDVHVYVASGEVYRGEETLAPLKALFPNFHSKYTITSKEELEPFAPFSSRMAALDYIVCDESNVFVTNNNGNMAKILAGRRRYFGHKPTIRPNNRKLSMLFMNRENMTWDEFASAVRKCQKGFMGEPKELSPGKGEFHENPSACICEDFTGKEVAESNLRKFGMGKSSTWADLNATVDDESNDNETDLPDQEEVEDDTSGSQENSQLNKTQTDINASTVAEPELEHMLSD; encoded by the exons ATGCCTTCTCACCGGCGGCGACACCACCACTTCCACCACAGTTACCATCAAAATTACAATCACAATCACAATAACAACTTCTTTCCTTTTATTATTCCGGCATCTATTTTTTCGGGCGTCATCCTCCTCCTCTtctttttcctttcttttcatGCTCATTTTCCTATCATCACCGATCACCTACCCCGCCCCCATTTCTCG TTGCGTTATGGTGCCACTGCTGATGGTGGTAAATCTCGTTTTGTG GATAATGACGATGAGGAAGCGACTGGCCGTGATATTTGGGGATCAGGGTTGTCCAAACACTTCTATGGATGTAGCAATGCCAGCAATCACTTTGCAA AAGCTGAAGAAATCACAGAGGAGAATCGGTACGTGTGCATTGCAACCAGTGGTGGTTTAAACCAACAAAGAACCGGG ATTACAGATGCTGTTGTTGCTGCTCGCATATTGAATGCTACTCTTGTTGTTCCTATGCTGGACACACGTTCATTTTGGAAGGATTCTAG TAACTTCTCGCAGATATTTGATGTTGATTGGTTCATATCTTACTTAGCTAATGATGTTAGAATCATAAAAGAATTACCACTTAAGGAAGGGGAGACATGGGATCCATACCACATGCGCGTTCCAAGAAAGTGTACCGAGAGTTGCTATGTAGATCGTGTTCTACCCCAACTTCTTAAAAGACAT GCTGTTCTGCTCACCAAGTTTGACTACAGACTCTCTAATAGGTTGGAGACAGATTTGCAGAAACTCAGATGCAGAGTAAATTACCACGCCTTGAAGTACACTGATCCTATAATTAAAATGGGTGAGAAATTGGTCATGAGAATGAGGTCTATGAACACACATTACATTGCCCTTCACCTGAG GTTTGAACCTGATATGCTTGCATTCTCAGGTTGCTACTAtggtggaggagagagggagagaaatgAACTGGGCAAAATACGTAGAAGGTGGAAAACATTGCAC ATTAGAGACCCAGATAAGGTCAGAAGGCTAGGGAGATGCCCACTTACTCCTGAAGAAGTAGGTCTGATGTTGAGAGCACTGGGTTACGGTAAAGATGTTCATGTTTATGTTGCTTCAGGCGAAGTATATCGAGGAGAAGAGACATTGGCTCCCCTGAAGGCACTCTTCCcaaattttcattcaaaatacaCCATAACCAGCAAGGAAGAGTTGGAACCATTTGCTCCGTTCTCTTCTCGCATGGCTGCACTGGATTATATAGTATGTGATGAAAGCAACGTATTCGTTACCAATAACAATGGCAATATGGCTAAAATTTTAGCTGGAAGGAG GCGATATTTTGGGCATAAACCTACCATTCGTCCGAATAACAGAAAACTCTCCATGTTGTTTATGAACCGTGAGAACATGACTTGGGATGAATTTGCTTCTGCAGTTCGTAAGTGTCAAAAAGGATTTATGGGGGAACCCAAGGAACTGAGTCCAGGCAAGGGCGAGTTTCATGAGAACCCTTCTGCCTGTATATGTGAAGATTTTACAGGCAAAGAAGTGGCTGAGTCAAATCTGCGTAAATTTGGCATGGGTAAGAGCTCAACATGGGCAGATTTGAATGCCACAGTTGATGACGAAAGTAATGACAATGAGACAGATCTGCCTGATCAGGAAGAAGTAGAAGATGATACCAGTGGCTCTCAAGAAAATAGTCAGTTAAACAAAACACAAACTGATATTAATGCTTCCACAGTTGCAGAGCCAGAGTTGGAACATATGCTTTCAGATTAA